The proteins below are encoded in one region of Natrialbaceae archaeon AArc-T1-2:
- a CDS encoding RNA-guided endonuclease InsQ/TnpB family protein: MEVHRTVPVKLDVTEEQADLLHETIDEFRWAANYVVDAAWDGEWAETRKSVLHDLTYDELREQTRLHSNHVQSARDRAVDALESVVAKWSKGEYASLPTFTSPFVEYNQRNATFHDDHASLSTVEGRVTVEYVIPEVTRETPFSEYLQSNKWETTGATLHYRRGDFYLHVRTKADVDDPVPAENGTVLGVDLGVENIAVTSTGVFWSADELNHWRQEYVQRRKSLQECGSRWAHENVQAVGRKETGRFEQYLHGVANELVDEAAENGCTVIAFENLTDIRDRMPDARKFHEWAFRRLYDYVSYRAEVRGIQVEQVNPKNTSRRCSSCGFTHTENRPSQDTFCCQSCGYENHADYNAAKNIGYRLLRNQTGGEGGAPVGVRLNTGMLNANGVKPLPDSARAGVHGEHHGT; encoded by the coding sequence ATGGAGGTCCACCGCACTGTTCCGGTCAAACTCGATGTGACCGAAGAGCAGGCGGACCTGCTTCACGAGACCATCGACGAGTTTCGGTGGGCCGCCAACTATGTCGTAGATGCTGCGTGGGACGGCGAATGGGCCGAGACTCGCAAGTCAGTCCTGCACGACCTGACTTACGACGAACTACGCGAGCAGACACGGCTTCACAGCAATCACGTTCAGTCGGCTCGCGACCGTGCCGTTGACGCACTCGAAAGTGTGGTCGCGAAGTGGTCGAAGGGTGAGTACGCTTCGTTGCCCACGTTCACCTCGCCGTTCGTGGAATATAACCAGCGGAACGCCACATTCCACGACGACCACGCCTCATTATCTACCGTCGAGGGACGCGTCACTGTCGAGTACGTCATTCCCGAGGTAACCCGTGAAACGCCCTTCTCCGAATATCTGCAGAGCAACAAGTGGGAGACTACTGGTGCGACACTCCATTATCGCCGTGGCGATTTCTACCTCCACGTCCGAACAAAGGCGGATGTGGACGACCCCGTTCCAGCCGAGAACGGAACGGTTCTTGGTGTGGACCTCGGGGTCGAGAACATCGCCGTTACTTCGACTGGCGTGTTCTGGTCTGCCGACGAACTCAACCACTGGCGACAGGAGTACGTTCAGCGCCGCAAATCGCTCCAAGAGTGTGGGTCGCGGTGGGCCCACGAGAACGTCCAAGCAGTCGGGCGCAAGGAAACGGGACGCTTCGAGCAGTATCTTCACGGTGTCGCGAACGAACTCGTAGACGAGGCAGCTGAAAATGGCTGCACGGTGATCGCCTTCGAGAACTTGACGGATATCCGCGATCGGATGCCCGACGCCCGTAAGTTCCACGAGTGGGCGTTCCGTCGTCTGTACGACTACGTCTCGTACAGGGCTGAGGTACGCGGGATCCAGGTTGAACAAGTGAACCCGAAGAACACATCCCGACGGTGTTCATCTTGTGGCTTCACCCATACGGAAAACCGCCCGTCGCAGGACACGTTCTGCTGTCAGTCCTGTGGGTACGAGAACCACGCGGACTACAACGCAGCGAAGAACATCGGCTATCGACTCCTTCGCAACCAAACTGGGGGCGAGGGAGGCGCACCCGTAGGCGTGCGCTTGAACACCGGGATGCTGAACGCGAACGGGGTCAAGCCCCTGCCGGATTCGGCCAGAGCGGGAGTCCACGGTGAACACCACGGCACCTAG
- a CDS encoding DUF6610 family protein, protein MSLELSSSASTAREIAVARQADYVAFLHRAPFVVDAVDLGFLPGFREDCGYQGTQYQNLSLPVGMLDNDFRNPDLERFVDRFFEHEPEVGVIGDVDDTDDIDAHVAAAREIQASYPEAELIVVPKSRAVIDAIPETLVLGYSRGYADRLAHEFSDPADWRGRRVHILGGSPPKQLDAIRQLTRPTLTDEPPADIVGVDWNGLHRGAQFGEFWTADGWDDSGRDADHVTVRKTVRHSLARVREFWMAHGIWPETTPQDEGLDIEYEGPSPADLEHAACTKCGTNVWRTRRGPYVAEYDTGAVCGYCSYECYFSHRHRNNLEEIAGEQSVYLPPA, encoded by the coding sequence ATGTCCCTCGAGCTGAGCTCCAGCGCCAGCACCGCCCGCGAAATCGCCGTCGCCAGACAAGCAGACTATGTGGCGTTTCTGCATCGAGCGCCGTTTGTCGTCGACGCTGTCGACCTCGGCTTCCTTCCCGGCTTTCGCGAGGACTGTGGGTACCAGGGGACGCAGTATCAGAACCTCAGCCTTCCTGTTGGGATGCTCGACAACGATTTCCGGAATCCCGATCTGGAGCGGTTCGTCGACCGCTTTTTCGAGCACGAACCAGAGGTCGGGGTCATCGGGGACGTCGACGATACCGACGACATCGACGCCCACGTCGCTGCCGCTCGTGAGATCCAAGCGAGCTATCCCGAGGCCGAGCTCATCGTCGTTCCGAAGTCGCGGGCGGTGATCGACGCAATTCCCGAGACCCTCGTCCTCGGGTATTCACGGGGATACGCCGACCGCCTGGCCCACGAGTTCTCTGACCCTGCCGATTGGAGAGGTCGGCGCGTCCACATCCTCGGTGGGAGTCCGCCCAAGCAGCTCGATGCCATTCGACAGCTGACCAGACCGACACTCACGGACGAGCCACCAGCCGACATCGTCGGCGTCGACTGGAACGGGCTGCATCGCGGCGCGCAGTTCGGTGAATTCTGGACGGCCGACGGCTGGGACGACAGCGGTCGCGACGCCGACCACGTCACCGTGCGAAAGACGGTGCGCCACAGCCTCGCTCGCGTCCGTGAGTTCTGGATGGCGCACGGAATCTGGCCTGAAACGACACCGCAAGACGAGGGGCTCGACATCGAGTACGAGGGACCGAGTCCTGCCGATCTCGAGCACGCCGCCTGTACCAAGTGCGGGACGAACGTTTGGCGAACTCGCCGCGGCCCGTACGTCGCCGAATACGATACTGGCGCAGTCTGTGGATACTGCAGCTACGAGTGCTACTTCAGCCACCGTCACCGGAACAACCTGGAGGAAATCGCCGGCGAGCAGAGCGTCTACCTACCGCCGGCGTGA
- a CDS encoding Cdc6/Cdc18 family protein: MAEEPSQLSDFDGRYEDPADDPLFDFDEDDPDRANIFARKELLKVGHVPESGRIVGRDGEIKAVAAELRPIVRGDPPNNVIIYGKTGTGKSLVARHVTERARRAAESNGVSVGTVYVDCAQHNTQTRVARTVTRSLNETDETDFDIPRAGIGSGEYYDYLWEILDTAYESVIIILDEVDRLDDDDILMQLSRARESGKADCHLGVIAVSNKIEYRDQLNERVKSSLREEEFVFQPYDANQLREIMKHRRDAFHDGVLSDDVIPLTAALAAQEHGDARKAIEILRHAGELAERENVDTVVEEHVRDAQEWAEIDRFEELLRGSTTQVKFILYSLALLTEENPNEDGFSTNRIFERYQATTEKADAKTLSEHRVYELLKEQAFLGVVESTRTGGGRGEGSYLEHRLVQDTGIVLKSVLRDSRLEDLA; the protein is encoded by the coding sequence ATGGCTGAGGAACCGTCCCAACTCTCTGACTTCGACGGCCGCTACGAGGATCCCGCTGACGATCCCCTCTTTGACTTTGATGAAGACGACCCCGACCGCGCCAACATTTTCGCTCGCAAAGAGCTGCTTAAGGTGGGCCACGTCCCTGAAAGTGGCCGTATCGTCGGCCGGGATGGCGAGATCAAGGCCGTTGCTGCTGAACTCAGACCGATCGTTCGTGGCGATCCGCCCAACAACGTGATTATTTACGGCAAAACGGGAACCGGGAAGTCACTCGTTGCCCGTCACGTCACCGAGCGAGCCCGGCGAGCCGCGGAGTCGAACGGTGTGTCCGTCGGCACGGTCTACGTCGACTGCGCGCAGCACAACACACAGACACGCGTCGCGAGGACAGTGACTCGTTCACTCAACGAGACGGACGAGACTGACTTCGATATTCCACGCGCAGGGATTGGCAGCGGTGAATACTACGACTATCTCTGGGAGATTCTGGATACTGCCTACGAGTCAGTCATCATCATCCTCGACGAGGTGGACCGACTCGATGACGATGATATTCTTATGCAGCTCTCGCGGGCTCGCGAATCGGGGAAAGCGGATTGCCACCTGGGCGTCATCGCAGTCAGCAACAAGATCGAGTATCGCGACCAGCTGAACGAACGCGTCAAGTCCAGTCTTCGCGAGGAGGAGTTCGTCTTCCAACCCTACGACGCGAATCAACTGCGCGAGATTATGAAGCACCGACGGGACGCGTTCCACGATGGCGTTCTCTCGGATGATGTGATCCCGCTGACGGCGGCACTAGCCGCTCAAGAACACGGTGACGCCAGAAAGGCCATCGAAATTCTTCGTCACGCCGGCGAACTGGCCGAACGAGAAAACGTCGATACAGTCGTCGAGGAACACGTTCGCGATGCCCAGGAGTGGGCTGAAATCGATCGCTTCGAGGAGCTTCTCCGTGGATCGACGACCCAAGTCAAATTCATCCTCTATTCGCTCGCGCTGCTCACCGAAGAGAATCCGAACGAGGACGGGTTTTCGACCAACCGTATTTTCGAACGGTATCAGGCGACGACAGAGAAGGCTGATGCGAAGACTCTCAGCGAGCACCGCGTCTACGAGCTGTTGAAAGAGCAGGCGTTCCTCGGTGTCGTTGAATCAACTCGGACCGGGGGTGGCCGGGGTGAGGGCAGTTATCTCGAGCACCGGCTGGTTCAGGACACCGGTATCGTGTTGAAATCTGTCCTCCGGGACAGTCGGCTGGAAGACTTGGCCTAG
- a CDS encoding DUF6036 family nucleotidyltransferase: protein MRPTFGREYIENEFQRIGDGLSEPLTVYLIGGGAMSLRDLKGATKDIDLVVPDGDAYGQLWAVLMDLGYAEVQSLDPDYRALGATSCVENDDGCRLDIFNQQVANKLVLTDGMQQRSEQFLDTDRLTVRLVSNEDIFLFKAIAGRDDDIEDMNMLVQAGLDYDVVRDELEAQIERLGDDQFATFANEALVELEERYGVTTPIEARVQELTNRYYRGLEVLQALDEPMTVDELAAELELDDEEVWDRIAYLSTFDRVRRDGDTVRPVE from the coding sequence ATGAGACCCACATTCGGACGTGAGTACATCGAGAACGAATTCCAGCGAATCGGAGACGGGCTATCTGAACCGCTCACGGTCTACCTGATCGGTGGTGGCGCGATGTCGCTGCGCGACCTCAAGGGGGCGACGAAAGACATCGACCTGGTCGTCCCGGATGGCGACGCATACGGGCAGTTGTGGGCGGTCCTGATGGACCTCGGGTATGCGGAGGTCCAGTCGCTGGATCCAGATTACCGGGCGCTTGGCGCGACGAGCTGCGTCGAGAACGACGACGGGTGTCGCCTCGACATCTTCAACCAGCAGGTCGCGAACAAGCTCGTGCTCACCGACGGGATGCAACAGCGCAGCGAGCAGTTCCTCGACACGGATCGACTGACGGTCCGGCTGGTCAGCAACGAGGATATTTTCCTGTTCAAGGCAATCGCAGGCCGCGATGACGACATCGAGGACATGAATATGCTCGTGCAGGCCGGCCTCGATTACGACGTCGTCCGGGATGAACTCGAAGCCCAGATCGAACGCCTGGGTGACGATCAGTTCGCCACGTTCGCGAACGAGGCCCTGGTCGAACTCGAGGAGCGGTACGGGGTGACCACACCGATCGAGGCCCGTGTTCAGGAGCTCACGAATAGGTACTACCGGGGGCTCGAAGTCCTCCAGGCACTCGATGAACCGATGACCGTCGACGAACTGGCCGCGGAACTGGAGCTGGATGACGAGGAGGTTTGGGACCGGATCGCGTATCTCTCAACGTTCGACCGGGTCCGTCGGGATGGCGACACAGTCCGTCCCGTGGAGTAG
- a CDS encoding helix-turn-helix transcriptional regulator, whose amino-acid sequence MLRRIELEVLATVDRGDTISELATKLDHSESYLSRAVADLVEKGLVYTERDGRRKRVIPSDARAVELYRDLVRQHSHIDFPELLTSKALEVLYYLDQPRTVSEIAGRSDNYRNTVNRVLKRFRDRGLVGTADGHYEFNADFDRLHEFARELVHHLHRHRLEAVAPKGTILWEDYDEFLAQAETEIDAEAFHETGLARFAAFDLQFLLTGHRYYVYSEDLDAVSPAELCCHTLLIDDGSRHRSYCLLLLSHVDVDEADLREQAAKYGLEAEIDALLRYLETHGEVDDEQLPEWDEFQELAAEYEVPLPQ is encoded by the coding sequence GTGCTCCGGCGCATCGAACTCGAGGTCCTCGCCACGGTCGACCGCGGCGACACGATCTCCGAACTCGCGACGAAGCTCGACCACAGCGAGAGTTACCTCTCTCGTGCCGTCGCCGACCTCGTCGAGAAGGGACTCGTCTACACGGAACGCGACGGCCGCCGAAAACGAGTCATCCCGTCAGATGCTCGCGCCGTCGAACTCTACCGGGACCTCGTCCGTCAGCACTCCCACATCGACTTCCCCGAACTGCTGACCAGCAAGGCACTCGAGGTGCTGTACTACCTCGACCAGCCGCGAACCGTCTCCGAGATCGCCGGCCGGAGCGACAACTACCGCAACACGGTCAACCGCGTCCTCAAGCGTTTTCGCGACCGTGGGCTCGTCGGGACGGCCGACGGCCACTACGAGTTCAACGCCGACTTCGACCGCCTCCACGAGTTCGCCCGTGAACTCGTACACCATCTGCATCGCCACCGCCTCGAAGCCGTTGCCCCGAAGGGCACGATTCTTTGGGAGGACTACGACGAATTCCTCGCCCAGGCCGAGACGGAGATCGACGCGGAGGCGTTCCACGAAACCGGCCTCGCTCGGTTCGCGGCCTTCGACCTCCAGTTCCTGCTCACCGGCCATCGCTACTACGTCTACTCCGAGGATCTCGACGCAGTCTCGCCGGCGGAACTTTGCTGTCACACACTACTGATCGACGACGGCAGCCGCCACCGCTCGTACTGTCTCCTCCTGCTCAGCCACGTCGACGTCGACGAGGCGGACCTCCGAGAGCAGGCGGCTAAGTATGGCCTTGAAGCCGAAATCGACGCCTTGCTGCGCTACCTCGAGACGCACGGCGAGGTTGATGACGAGCAGCTCCCGGAGTGGGACGAGTTCCAGGAGCTGGCGGCTGAGTACGAGGTGCCACTACCACAGTAA
- a CDS encoding type B DNA-directed DNA polymerase → MPFSIDFLDDGRVLEWEATADGAVATECDDYTPRFYVAARDPDDNLDLTTLQSVYDQHPDVVATEMVARRPGFRRDEETVLAVDVAHIDRVTPLVRQARQLSDYPVGDLACFNVDFSREFRYCLETGADPTPASELSTLRLSIPVTETSNDVYEKLSAAGDTVTGSPTDILTAVQGALEAHDPDVLVCSTSEIVPTLYEMATDAGVDDFSLSRWPDVDYQQLASRSTYSSYGRVGHSPARYNVPGRAIIDESNTFFYGETNLDGVLDLVSRSKKPVQELAWASIGNVLTAIQICEAHDRGVLVPWNSWRHEFYKPMGTLHDADRGGFIFAPEVGLHENVHELDFSSLYPNIICTRNVSPDVIRCSCHSDRDDVPGLGYSICDDRGYLVDVLQPIIDARDEIKAAIRREKERDDPDEDRLAELEGRSGALKWILVACFGYQGFSNAKFGRIECHEAINAFAREILLTAKQRLEAGGWRVVHGIVDSIWVTPDPDLDDEDREDLETLTTEITERVEIRLEHEAHYDWVAFVPQRESDAGALTKYFGKVAGDDEFKIRGIEARQRSTPSFIEDVQRDCLERLDATRSPDAVLDCLQDAISRLHAGTVPVKQLVERNRVSKPLEGYTQNTQNVAALKRARDQDLAIHPGQDIQYVVVDDEKSSRERVALAHEETESYDASYYETQLVRAVESVLAPLGWDRTEIQREIAETRETDLAAFTEIERC, encoded by the coding sequence ATGCCGTTCAGTATCGACTTCCTCGACGACGGCCGCGTCCTGGAGTGGGAGGCAACCGCCGATGGCGCCGTCGCGACCGAGTGCGATGACTACACCCCACGCTTCTACGTCGCCGCTCGCGACCCTGATGACAACCTTGACCTCACGACACTCCAGTCGGTGTACGACCAGCACCCGGATGTCGTCGCGACCGAGATGGTTGCGCGACGGCCGGGCTTTCGACGAGACGAGGAGACCGTTCTCGCCGTCGACGTCGCCCACATCGACCGCGTCACCCCACTCGTCCGGCAGGCACGCCAGTTGTCGGACTATCCAGTCGGGGATCTCGCCTGTTTCAACGTCGACTTCTCGCGAGAGTTCCGGTACTGTCTGGAGACCGGTGCCGATCCGACACCCGCGAGCGAGCTGTCGACGCTCCGGCTCAGTATTCCGGTGACCGAAACGAGCAACGACGTCTACGAGAAACTGTCCGCCGCCGGCGACACCGTCACCGGCTCGCCGACGGATATCCTGACCGCCGTCCAAGGGGCACTCGAAGCGCACGATCCGGATGTCCTGGTCTGCTCAACCAGCGAGATCGTCCCGACCCTGTACGAGATGGCGACGGACGCCGGCGTCGACGACTTCTCGCTGAGCAGGTGGCCGGACGTCGACTATCAGCAGCTCGCGAGCCGGTCGACGTACTCGAGTTACGGCCGCGTCGGTCACTCGCCGGCGCGGTACAACGTGCCTGGCCGGGCGATCATCGACGAGTCGAACACGTTCTTCTACGGGGAGACGAACCTCGACGGCGTCCTCGACCTCGTGTCGCGCTCGAAAAAGCCCGTCCAGGAGCTCGCGTGGGCGTCGATCGGGAACGTGCTCACGGCGATCCAGATCTGCGAGGCCCACGACCGCGGCGTCCTCGTGCCGTGGAACTCCTGGCGCCATGAGTTCTACAAACCGATGGGGACGCTCCACGACGCCGACCGCGGCGGCTTCATCTTCGCACCCGAGGTCGGCCTCCACGAGAACGTCCACGAACTCGACTTCTCCTCGTTGTACCCGAACATCATCTGTACCCGGAACGTCTCGCCGGACGTCATCCGGTGTAGCTGCCACAGCGACCGCGACGACGTCCCCGGCCTCGGGTACTCAATCTGCGACGACCGGGGCTACCTCGTCGACGTGCTACAGCCGATCATCGACGCTCGCGACGAGATCAAGGCGGCCATCCGTCGCGAGAAGGAACGAGACGACCCCGATGAGGATCGACTGGCAGAACTCGAGGGGCGTTCGGGAGCGCTGAAGTGGATCCTCGTCGCCTGCTTCGGCTATCAAGGGTTCAGCAACGCGAAATTCGGCCGCATCGAGTGCCACGAAGCGATCAACGCGTTTGCTCGCGAGATCCTACTAACGGCGAAACAACGGCTGGAAGCTGGCGGCTGGCGCGTCGTCCACGGCATCGTCGACTCCATCTGGGTGACGCCGGACCCCGACCTCGACGACGAGGACCGCGAGGACCTCGAGACGCTCACGACGGAGATCACGGAACGTGTTGAGATTCGGCTCGAACACGAAGCCCACTACGACTGGGTGGCGTTTGTGCCGCAGCGCGAGAGCGACGCTGGTGCGTTGACGAAATACTTCGGGAAGGTCGCCGGCGACGACGAGTTCAAGATACGTGGTATCGAAGCTCGGCAGCGCTCGACTCCATCGTTCATCGAGGACGTCCAGCGGGATTGTCTCGAACGGCTCGACGCGACTCGATCCCCGGATGCCGTACTTGACTGTCTTCAGGACGCGATCAGTCGCCTCCACGCTGGGACGGTGCCGGTCAAGCAGCTCGTCGAACGGAATCGTGTCTCCAAGCCGCTGGAAGGGTACACGCAGAACACACAGAACGTGGCGGCGCTAAAGCGGGCTCGCGACCAGGACCTCGCCATCCACCCGGGACAAGACATCCAGTACGTGGTCGTCGACGACGAGAAGAGTTCGCGAGAGCGGGTCGCGTTGGCTCACGAAGAGACGGAGTCGTACGATGCGTCGTACTACGAGACGCAACTCGTCAGAGCTGTCGAGAGTGTGCTGGCACCGCTTGGCTGGGATCGGACGGAGATTCAACGCGAGATCGCGGAAACTCGGGAAACGGACCTGGCCGCCTTCACCGAGATTGAGAGATGTTAA
- a CDS encoding DUF6166 domain-containing protein, which translates to MNGNVPAASSESIPVASPAQSHRDTVEYVGFRVDGQAVVLNLSEHWRLTLERSLDLVNHSPSGFEWGYSGSGPAQLACALLLDYYDDEQVAREHYIAFRNQVVSQLECDGEAACWHLTGEEIDAAMATLTDDVVALPDGGRPSPTLPENWRTVSRPDRRVFQRADRDHYIVLGERSDEWLVILCSQGDRAYPDPLAHRTVAEDADVERVIQELAEESNDLIEPPEGEH; encoded by the coding sequence ATGAACGGGAATGTACCTGCAGCCAGTTCGGAATCGATTCCAGTCGCATCGCCCGCACAGTCCCACCGAGACACAGTCGAGTACGTCGGCTTCCGCGTCGACGGACAAGCCGTCGTCCTGAACCTCTCGGAGCATTGGCGGCTCACCCTTGAGCGCAGTCTGGACCTCGTCAACCACAGTCCGAGCGGGTTCGAGTGGGGGTACAGTGGTAGCGGGCCCGCCCAGCTCGCGTGCGCACTCCTGCTCGACTACTACGACGATGAGCAGGTCGCCCGTGAGCACTACATCGCGTTCCGGAATCAGGTGGTCTCACAGCTGGAGTGCGACGGTGAAGCGGCGTGCTGGCACCTCACCGGCGAGGAGATCGACGCCGCGATGGCGACCCTTACCGACGACGTCGTCGCGCTCCCCGACGGTGGACGGCCGTCGCCGACACTCCCCGAGAACTGGCGGACCGTCTCCCGCCCGGACCGGCGGGTCTTCCAGCGCGCTGATCGCGACCACTACATCGTGCTCGGGGAGAGAAGCGACGAGTGGCTGGTCATTCTCTGCAGCCAGGGCGACCGAGCGTACCCAGACCCGCTCGCACATCGGACGGTTGCCGAGGATGCTGACGTGGAACGGGTAATCCAGGAACTCGCCGAAGAGAGCAACGACCTCATCGAACCCCCGGAGGGGGAGCACTGA
- a CDS encoding IS630 family transposase (programmed frameshift), which produces MDHLDDISVEELHDALDNVEGRKPTQRLLAAIAYKNGVTQTELAEWHNTGRRTIYSWLKRLDTDESLEQAVTDAHRSGRKRKLSEKEQQEFEETVHRSPEEVGFDAPAWTPALVQQHLAETYDVEYSIPSCRRLLKEAGLSFQKPRRTAAESDAEDQETFREELKKKRREMDATVVCIDQTKKSVQVEPRAAWFPRGTRPSVELSGQRDWTCLLGAITEDGDRFFSRFEEYVTADHAKHFILALCQEFEDDLIIVLDGAPYFRASAVTDLAARDDLAFVTLPAYSPELNPVEECWRQLQAALSNRFFDSLNELTTAIDTAIDQLSLPEVSNYF; this is translated from the exons ATGGATCATCTCGACGATATCTCCGTCGAAGAACTTCACGACGCACTCGACAACGTCGAGGGAAGGAAGCCGACACAACGGCTGTTAGCGGCAATTGCGTACAAAAACGGCGTTACGCAGACCGAACTAGCCGAGTGGCATAACACCGGCCGGCGAACAATCTATAGTTGGCTCAAGCGACTCGACACTGACGAGTCGCTTGAGCAGGCCGTTACTGATGCTCATCGGTCTGGAAGAAAGCGAAAACTCTCAGAAAAAGAGCAACAAGAGTTCGAAGAAACAGTCCACAGGTCTCCTGAAGAAGTTGGCTTTGACGCGCCGGCGTGGACGCCGGCGCTTGTCCAGCAGCATCTCGCCGAGACCTACGATGTCGAGTACTCAATCCCAAGCTGCCGGCGGTTGCTCAAAGAAGCGGGATTGAGCTTCCAAAAACCACGCCGTACAGCCGCCGAATCAGATGCTGAGGACCAAGAAACGTTCCGCGAGGAACTCA AAAAAAAGCGGCGGGAAATGGACGCCACAGTAGTCTGTATCGATCAAACCAAGAAATCCGTCCAAGTTGAGCCGCGTGCCGCGTGGTTTCCTCGCGGCACGCGACCGTCTGTTGAATTGTCCGGACAACGCGACTGGACGTGTCTCTTAGGCGCGATCACCGAGGACGGTGATCGCTTTTTCTCTCGATTTGAAGAGTACGTTACCGCCGATCACGCAAAACATTTCATTCTTGCGTTATGCCAAGAGTTCGAAGATGACTTGATTATTGTGTTGGATGGAGCGCCATATTTTCGGGCGTCGGCCGTCACGGACCTGGCGGCCCGTGACGACCTCGCCTTCGTGACGTTGCCAGCGTATTCACCTGAGCTAAATCCGGTCGAAGAGTGCTGGAGACAACTCCAAGCAGCACTCAGCAATCGCTTCTTTGACTCACTCAACGAGCTCACAACAGCGATTGATACCGCTATTGATCAACTCTCGCTTCCAGAAGTGAGCAATTACTTCTAA
- a CDS encoding ArdC-like ssDNA-binding domain-containing protein gives MATTRDSSVSFDQTDTRSDEMNSTIEQWIDELVAGVDDAQASEEFQEWLDVQSRFHDYSYRNTLLIKRQCPEASRVAGYRTWQEEFDRHVTEGESAIWIWAPIISKQCPECENSPSYHEDSDCEYDETPPEEWSEGLVGFKPAPVFDISQTEGEPLPDLDTEATGDAGDLVEQLTVAADDLGVTVRIVPAEEWTHGEAKGICEQLSLVDVQPLVEVRDRENEADLARTLIHEYAHALLHFDVDDGTERAKREVEAEAVAYVVGRYCGLDTSGSAFYLAAWESDDPEVVRERLGRISRTAEELIDVLESESSSQPG, from the coding sequence ATGGCTACGACCAGAGACTCGTCGGTCTCCTTCGACCAGACCGACACGCGATCCGACGAGATGAACAGTACCATCGAACAGTGGATCGACGAACTCGTCGCCGGCGTCGACGACGCGCAGGCCAGCGAAGAGTTCCAAGAGTGGCTCGATGTCCAGAGTCGTTTCCACGATTACTCCTACCGGAACACGCTCCTCATCAAGCGGCAGTGTCCCGAGGCGAGCCGGGTGGCGGGCTACCGGACGTGGCAGGAGGAGTTCGACCGCCACGTCACGGAGGGTGAGTCGGCCATCTGGATCTGGGCGCCGATCATCTCCAAGCAGTGCCCGGAGTGCGAGAATTCGCCGAGCTACCACGAGGACAGTGACTGTGAGTACGACGAGACGCCGCCGGAGGAGTGGTCCGAGGGCCTGGTGGGGTTCAAGCCCGCTCCGGTGTTCGACATCTCCCAGACCGAAGGCGAGCCGCTTCCCGACCTGGACACGGAAGCGACCGGGGACGCCGGCGACCTCGTCGAACAGTTGACTGTCGCCGCTGACGACCTCGGCGTGACGGTGCGGATCGTTCCAGCCGAGGAGTGGACCCACGGCGAGGCGAAGGGCATCTGCGAGCAGCTGAGTCTCGTCGACGTCCAGCCGCTCGTCGAGGTGCGCGATCGGGAGAACGAGGCCGACCTTGCGCGGACGCTGATTCACGAGTACGCCCACGCTCTGCTCCACTTCGACGTCGACGACGGCACCGAACGGGCGAAACGCGAAGTCGAGGCCGAAGCCGTCGCGTACGTCGTCGGGCGCTACTGTGGGTTGGACACCAGCGGGTCGGCGTTCTACCTCGCTGCGTGGGAGTCGGACGATCCCGAGGTCGTCCGCGAGCGCCTCGGCCGGATTAGTCGAACGGCAGAAGAACTCATCGACGTTCTCGAGAGCGAATCCTCGTCCCAACCTGGTTAA